In the Syntrophorhabdaceae bacterium genome, CCATCTATTATTTTTAAAATATATTGAAGGTATAGTCAATCTTTACTAGGGCTCATGACTACAAAGACGGCTTATAGCCGATAGCAAATTCTAAATACGAATATCTAAATCCTAAACAAATCTAAATGTCCCAATATCAAAATAGTTGAGCAAAATAATAGTGTCATTGCGAGCCCGCAGGGCGTGGCGTTTTGTCATTGCGAACAAAGCGCGGCGCAGTGTCATTGCGAGCGAAGCGCGGCGTTTTGTCATTGCGAGCCCGCAGGGCGTGGCAATCTCATACGATAGGATCGCCACGTCGCTTCGCTCCTCGCGATGACAATAAAGGATGGCGCTCCTCGCGATGACAACACATTTAGAACATTTGATATTTGAATTTCGATATTGTTTAGAGATTGGTGCTTAGAATTTCGTGCTTACTGCCTACCGTGTCTTTGCTATGAGCTATGAGACACGGGCTGCTTTTTATTCAGCGCTCCTGTACCAGGGAAAATGAATAACCATCTTTTCTTCAATATCCTCGATGATCAATAGGGCCATCTCGTACTGGTCTCTTGTCCTTTCCCATCCGTCAGGACCGTATTCTTCTCCGACTGCAACCATGAAAAAATTCATGATCCTGGCGGGGCGCCACGTCATCATGGCTTTTATTGTCTCATCAACATCATGCTCTACCATAACGTGCCCGTTGTCAATTGCCCAGCGGGCAAGCTGAACGCAGTGTAAAGAATCATTACCGAGCTCTTCACCCGACTTCTGGAGCATCCGCTTTGCCTTCTGGTTCACCGGCATCTTGTTTAAATGTTCCATACCTTTTTTCATATCTACGCTCTCTTTACCGCCTATCTTTTACACCGGCAGACAATTGCAATCAAGGATATTCTTCCTGTCTTGCATTCGAAAAACGTTGACTCAATAAACAGGGAAGTGGTATCGTTAACTATGTTTGGTCTTGGGTTGCCGGAACTTATTGTTATCCTTGTCATTATCATCATGATCTTCGGGGTAGGCAAACTCCCCGAGATCGGCAGCGCAATTGGAAAAGGCATCAAAAGTTTCAAAAAGGCATCCCAGGAACCCGACGATAAAAAGAACCCTCCGCCCAAAGAAAATTCAGATAAAGAAAAACCGGTCTGACAGAACACCGTGAAAAACAGGGTCTTTATAGGCATCGGGTCCAATATCGGTGACAGGATCACAAACTGCATCGACAGCATCAAAGCGATTACACGCGACAAAAGGGCGCATATAAAGTCCGTGTCCTCGCTGTATCTCACCTCGCCTGTTTCAGAGATATCACAGGAATATTTTGTGAACTGTGCA is a window encoding:
- a CDS encoding twin-arginine translocase TatA/TatE family subunit; the protein is MFHTFFHIYALFTAYLLHRQTIAIKDILPVLHSKNVDSINREVVSLTMFGLGLPELIVILVIIIMIFGVGKLPEIGSAIGKGIKSFKKASQEPDDKKNPPPKENSDKEKPV